One Phaseolus vulgaris cultivar G19833 chromosome 4, P. vulgaris v2.0, whole genome shotgun sequence DNA window includes the following coding sequences:
- the LOC137836374 gene encoding probable serine/threonine-protein kinase PBL11: MRSIGGVEAGKSNEGKKNKDGAQGAIEEGSRFWKKLKIFLGCMILSSKEKGNSSDKSTQGEEGRNVRKDIVRQKRSKRSSSTNKDEELIANSSNLRRFTFHDIQNATSNFDSRTFLGRGGFGTVFKGWVDERENYSAVSPTRIPVAVKTLNPNGFQGHKQWLAEIKYLGELYHPNLVRLVGYCMEEDKRVLIYEYMCRGSLEKYLFQRGTMRLPWRIRLKIAMDAANGLTFLHEEASRAVIFRDFKTSNILLDKDFNAKLSDFGFAKDAPVGDKNHVSTEVMGTEGYIAPEYVMTGHLTSKSDVYSFGMVLLEMVTGRRAVDQKRPAKEKNLVDWLRPRIRSKESFHHVMDPRFEGQYPIKHAYRAMKLVVHCLRHDPTARPLMSEVVAELKSLIDDGMLYSPSNSATSPSIPSTSLGRIHVGPSNHVAANKYGLRNSSEPNVPSRFQASPLDLDSPLTPPSQNPSVEQ; the protein is encoded by the exons ATGAGGAGCATTGGTGGTGTTGAGGCTGGTAAATCCAatgaaggaaagaaaaacaaagatggtGCTCAAGGAGCCATTGAAGAAGGTTCAAGGTTTTGGAAGAAATTGAAGATTTTTCTGGGTTGCATGATTCTCAGTTCAAAAGAGAAAGGAAACTCCAGTGACAAAAGCACACAAGGTGAAGAAG GAAGAAATGTTAGAAAAGATATTGTTAGGCAGAAGAGGTCAAAAAGAAGCTCATCCACCAACAAAGACGAGGAATTGATTGCAAATTCTTCCAATCTTCGGAGGTTCACTTTTCACGATATTCAGAATGCAACAAGCAATTTCGATTCCAGGACTTTTCTTGGTAGGGGAGGTTTTGGAACTGTGTTCAAAGGTTGGGTTGATGAAAGAGAGAACTACTCAGCAGTCTCTCCAACAAGGATTCCGGTAGCAGTGAAGACTCTAAACCCAAATGGATTTCAAGGTCATAAACAATGGCTT GCTGAAATTAAATACCTGGGTGAACTCTATCATCCAAATCTAGTAAGATTGGTGGGCTATTGCATGGAGGAAGATAAAAGGGTACTCATATACGAATACATGTGTCGAGGAAGCTTAGAGAAGTATCTGTTCCAAA GAGGAACTATGCGACTTCCATGGCGTATCAGGCTGAAAATTGCAATGGATGCTGCTAATGGTCTGACATTTCTGCACGAGGAAGCTTCACGAGCAGTGATCTTTCGAGATTTCAAGACATCTAATATCCTATTGGACAAG GACTTCAATGCAAAACTTTCAGATTTTGGGTTTGCAAAAGATGCTCCAGTGGGAGATAAAAATCATGTATCTACAGAGGTAATGGGAACAGAAGGCTATATAGCCCCTGAGTATGTGATGACAG GACATCTTACATCCAAGAGTGACGTGTATAGCTTTGGGATGGTCCTCCTTGAAATGGTGACAGGAAGAAGAGCTGTGGATCAAAAGAGGCCTGCAAAAGAGAAAAACTTGGTAGATTGGTTGCGTCCTCGTATTAGGAGTAAAGAGAGTTTTCATCATGTGATGGATCCTAGATTTGAAGGCCAATATCCAATTAAACATGCCTATAGGGCAATGAAGTTGGTTGTTCACTGTCTTCGCCATGATCCAACAGCAAGACCCCTTATGAGTGAAGTGGTTGCTGAGTTGAAGTCTTTGATAGATGATGGCATGCTTTATAGTCCTTCAAATTCAGCTACCTCACCTTCAATCCCTTCAACCTCACTTGGGAGAATTCATGTAGGTCCTTCCAACCATGTTGCTGCCAACAAGTATGGCCTTAGAAATAGTTCAGAACCAAATGTTCCATCGCGTTTTCAAGCCTCACCATTGGACCTAGATAGCCCTCTAACTCCACCTTCTCAGAATCCTAGTGTTGAACAATAA